CTCAGCTGGTAGAGCACCCGCCTTGTAAGCGGACGGTCGTCGGTTCGATTCCGACAGGCGGCTCCACGTTGTGCTCGCCCGCGCCCGGCGCCGTCGTCCGCGGGCGGCGCTTCTGCCCCGTCGCTCCGCCCGGGACTCCGGCACCGGCGGCCTCCCGGTGTGCCCAGGCCGGCCGCGCGTCCGGCCGTTCCCGACGGGTATCGCCGAGGAGCGTCGCGCTGTACCGTCCTCGGCATGGCGCCGACGGCGCGCCCACGGCCCGAGCTCGTCGATGAGGAGGGTGGTCCGGACGACTCGGGGCCGGGCGGGGGAGGACGAGGAGGACCTCGTCGAGGGGGAGAGCCTTGTCTCGGCTCACCCTCGGTCGCCCGGGTGGGCAGAGACGACTGCGAAACGCAAGGGAGCGTATCCAGATGGAGAAGCGAACCGGGATGCGCGGGCGTAGGCCCGTGACGTCGTTGCTTGCACTGCTGCTGTTGGTCGCGTCCGCTCTGGCCCTCGGGCCGGCCGCGGTCGCGCAGGTGTCGCCGATGGTGGAGGGGCCGACCGTCACGGCGGACCCGAGCTCGCCGACGGGGTACACCGTGACGTTCGTCTATCACAACCCCGATGCCACCCAGGTGCGCCTTGCCGGCGACCTGACCCTGCTCGACGTCGACACCGGCCGCACCACCCGGTACCAGCCGGAGGAGTGGGAGCCGGGGCGCTACCACGCGGGTGGGACGGAGTTCCTGCAGGACATGACGAAGGACGAGAACGGCTACTGGTCGGTCTCCGTCCCCCTGCACGCGGGGGGCCTGAGCTACTGGTACCGCGTCTGGGACCCGACGCAGGGGTGGGAGAACAAGCGCATCTGGGACCCCGCCTCCCCGCACCCGCGGCCCCCGGGCGACTCCTCCTTCCGGGTGAGGAACAACGACGTGCTCGACACGGTGTACGTGCCGTACGCGCCGGTGCAGGACGACCCGGTCCTCGAGGCGCGGGCCGCCTACGAGCTGCCGGCGGCCGACCCGGCGCAGCGGGGGACCGTCCAGTACGTGCCCTACACGACCATCCTCGGCGACGAGGGTCACCACCTCGGCGTCTACCTGCCGGCCGGCTACGACCCGGACCGGGCGGAGCCGTACAAGGTCGTCTACCTCTCCCACGGCATCTTCGGTGACGAGACCGACTTCATGGTCCCCGTCAACGTCCCGAACATCCTGGACAACATGACGGCGCGCGGCGAGATCGAGCCGACCGTCGTCGTCACCATGGGCAACCACTTCACCGGGACCGACCTCGGCTTCGGCTCCTACGACCGCCTCAACGCGGCGAACAACCTGGTCGAGGTCATCCTCCCGTTCGTGGAGGAGCGCTACAACGTCTCCGACGAGCGTGAGGGGCGAGCCTACGGCGGGTTCTCCTACGGCGGGTCGACCGGCGGCTTCGTCATCGCCAACCACCCGGCGGCCTTCGGGTACTTCGGGTTCTTCTCCGGCAACCCCACTCTCACCGAGGCGAACTACGACGACCTCGAGGCTGCGGTCGGCACCGGGGACCTCACCGTGTTTCTCGGCAACGGGGTCTTCGAGGGCGGGCCGGACGCGCACAACGCCATCGCGGAGAGCTTCCGCTCCCGGGGGTTCACCGCCGCGACCGCCCAGGTCCCCGGTGCCCACGACGGGATGACGGCGGGCCAGCTGTTCACGATCTTCGCCAGGGACCACCTGTGGAAGCAGGAGACGCCCGGCGGCGCGGTGGACGTCTCCCTCGAGACCGACACCCGGTGCGTGGTCGGGCGCGCCGTCCAGGTGGTCCAGGTGACGAACGGCTCCGACGCGCCCGCCCAGGTCACGCTGTCCTCGGCCTACGGCTCGCGGACGGTCACGGTGGGGGCCGGACGGTCCACCGCCGTCACCTTCAGCACCCGGCTCGCGTCGGTGCCCGCGAGCGAGGTGACGGCGACCGCCGTCGCGGACGGGTACGAGGGGACGACGGTGACCGCGCCGTACGCCGCCTACGACTGCGGGCTGCAGCACGGGATCCAGGGGGTCGTCCCCATCACCGAGATCCTCGCCTACGGGCAGAAGGTCACGGCGGTGGCCGTGGAGTACTCGGTCGACGTCGACCCGCGCGGGCTCGACCTCGACACCTTCACCGTCTCGGACAGCCTGTACAACTTCCGGTTCAACCCCATCGCCGACCTCACCGACCCGACCAAGAGGGCCGACCGGACGATCACGGCGGTCTACACGAACGACACGCCGTCGCTCGAGGCCGACCAGGAGTCCGACCGCGGCCGCTACGTGATCATCGAGCTGGACCCGATGGACCCGGGCGGCAGCACGGTGATGGCGTGGCAGGGCGGCGTACGGGTCAACCCGGACCTGCAGACCCGCGTCCTGCAGAACGAGGCCGTCCACGTCTGGGCAGCGGATGGCGACGGGCAGGGTGCCGTGCTGGCCCGGGCGTCGGACGTCGCGCGCGCGCCCACCCAGCCCGCGGTGAACCTGCTCTACGACGACTTCGTCCACGAGCGCTTCACGACGAGCACCGGTACCGAGGTGCCCTACGCCTACTGGCTGCCGGAGGACTACGACGCGACCAAGGAGTACCCCGTCGTGGTGATCCTGCCGGGGCACGGGCAGGGGTACATCGAGAGTGCCGACGGCACGAACAACGAGGGGGTCCAGATCGCCTCCGACATCCCGGCCGTCGCGTGGCTGCAGGAGGAGTGGACGGAGTCGGAGGAGGACGTCGTCGTGCTCGCCGTGCAGAACCGGCGGACCGGCAGCGGCACCGACCAGGCAGAGGCGATGGTCGAGGTCGTGAACGCGTTCGTGGACGAGTTCTCCGTGGACCCCGACCGCATCTACGGGTCGACGGTGTCGTACGGGTCGGTCCTGGCCTGGGCCGCCCTGACGGACCACCCGGGGCTGTTCGACGCCATGCTCGTCACCGGAGGCTTCGGTGCGAGCGAGGAGCAGGCGGCCGCGATCGCGGCGTCGCGCACTCCGGTGTGGGTCACCCACGGCACCGGTGACCACCTGCTCAACGTGGTGACCACCGGTCAGGCGTCGTTCAACCGGATCTGGAACGCCTACATGGCAGCGGGCCTGACCCCCGCGCAGGCGACCGCGCTCGTCAAGTACACCGAGTACCCGCTCTCGGCGTTCTACGAGCCGGACCAGCACCTGGCTGCGGCGCCGACCTACGAGGACTCCTCCATCCTGAGGTGGCTGCTCGACCAGTGACCGGCAGGGCGCACGCATGAGGGGCCCCCGGCGGGTGACGGACGGACACCGTCCGTCACCCCGCCGGGGGCCCTCTTCGTGCGCGTCCGGGTGACGGCTCGGCTCACATCGTGCGGGAGTCGCCGTACTCGACGCCGCCCGTGATCGACCATCCGCCGTCGACGAGGAACACCTGGCCGGTGATGAAGCTGCCCTCGCGCAGGACGAAGGCGACGGCGTCGGCAAGCTCCTCCGGCTGGCCCCACCGACCGATCGCGGTGGTCCCCGCGCTCGCGGCGGCGCCGGCCGGGGTCGCGAGCGTGGCGGCGTTGATGGTCGTCTCGATCGTGCCCGGGGCGACGACGTTGATGAGGACGCCCTGTCGCCCGTACTCGACGGCGGCCTGCCGCGTGAGTGCCTCCACCGCTCCCTTCGCGGCGGAGTAGGACGCGAGACCCTGGAGGCCCTTGTGGGCGGCGAGGGAGGAGATGTTGACGATCCGGCCGCCACCTCGCGCGATCATCGAGGGGATGACCGCCTGCATCCCGAGCCAGACGCCCTTCGCGTCGACGCCGAGGACGTGGTCCCAGGCCTCCTCCGTGAGGTCGACGACGGTGTCGGCGCTGATCCGGTTGACGACCCCGGCCGACGCGGCGAGGTAGTCGACGCCGCCGAACTCCGCGACGACCTCGTCCATGAGCGCCGCCCAGTCCGCGGGCCGCGCGACGTCGAGGGTGCGGCTCACCGCGGTGCCGCCGTCCGCGACGATGGCGGCCACCGTCTCCTCGGCGCCCTGGATGTCCGTCGCGACGACGACGACGCCGTCGCGGGCGAGCCGTGCGGCGACCGCACGGCCGATGCCGCCGAACGCGCCGGTGACGATGGCGACCGGTGCTGATGTGCTCATGGTTCCTCCTGCTGGAGTGGTGGGACCTCCAGTCCTATCAACAGTTGTAGGAGGAACTCCGGGACCTTCAGGGCTACGCCGTGCCTCAGCCCTGCGGCCGCACGAGCCCGCTCTCGTAGGCGGTGATGACCATCTGGGTGCGGTCGCGCAGACCGAGCTTGCCCAGGATGCGGCTCACGTGGGTCTTGACCGTCTGCTCGGCGACGAACAGCTCGCCGGCGATCTCGCTGTTGGACTGGCCCCGGGCCACCAGGCGCATGACGTCGAGCTCGCGCTCGGTCAGCGGCGTGAGGGAGTTGTCGGCGCGCGGCGGTCCGACCGGCCGGGCCGCGAAGTCCGCGATGAGCGCGCGGGTGACCTTGGGGGCGAGGAGGGCGTCCCCGGCGGCCACCACCCGGACCGCGTGGACGAGCTCCTCGGGCGGTGAGTCCTTGAGGAGGAAGCCGCTCGCGCCCGCGCGCAGCGCGGCGAAGACGTACTCGTCGGCGTCGAAGGTCGTGAGCATGATGACGCGCGGCGGCTCGCCCGGCGCCTCGAGGATGGCTCGGGTGGCGTCGAGCCCGTTGACCTTCGGCATCCGGATGTCCATGAGGACGACGTCGGGCCGGGTGCGGCGCACGACGTCGGTGATCCCGAGCCCGTCCTCCGCCGTGCCCACGACGGTCAGGCCCGGCTGGGCGTCCAGCAGCGCGGCGAACCCGGCCCGGATCATGGACTGGTCGTCGACGACGAGCACGCGGACGGGCGTGTCCTCGTCGGCCGGAGGATGAGGGAACATGGCCCCAACCTAGTCGGCACACTCGCGGCGAGACGTGTCGAGCCAAGGTCTGCCTCCCCGGTAGGGGGAGTGCCTGGCTCCCGGGAGGGACGCGAGAGGAAGGCGGTGACCGTAGCGTGCCGGGTATGGAAGGTGCGACCGTCACGACTGCCGCGCGGGTCAGCCGTGTGCGCATCCTCGTCGGGCGGCTCTGGCACGACCTCGCCTACGTCATGCCCGGCCTGCCCCTCGCCGTCGTGAGCTTCGTCGTCCTCCTCACGCTCACCACCGTGTCCCTGGCGACCGTCGTGGTCTGGGTGGGCGCCGTCCTCATGCCGCTGGCACTGGCGGTTGCCTCACGGTTCGCGGGGCTGTCCCGGCGCCGGCTCCGGGCGTGGGGCGTGAGCATGCCCCCCGCGCGCTACCGACCGGTCGGCAGCGGACCGCTCGGCACCCTCCGGCTCCTCACCGACTCGCGCCGCTGGCTCGACTTCGTCTTCGAGTCGGTCGTCGCACTGCCGCTACGGTTCCTCACCTTCGTCGTCGCGGTGGCGTGGGCGGGCGTCGCCCTCGGTGGCCTGACCTTCTGGATCTGGGCGCTCGTCATGCCGGAGGCGGCCTCCGGCTGGCCCCACCTGCTCGGCTCGGTGCTCATCGGGGTGCCGCAGGGCGGGTGGGGGGCCTACCTCCTCGACTCGGGGATCAACCTCGTCCTCGGCGCCCTCGCCCTCCTCGCCCTGCCGACCGTCGTCCGCGGCCTGGCCGTCGCGGACGCGCTGGTGACCTCGGCGATGCTCGGCGGTGACGTCGAGCAGGACCGCGGGGAGGTGCCGGGGGACGGTGCGCGGCTGCCCGCGGTCAGCGCGACCGCCTGGGCCTGGGTCGGCGCATCCTTCACGGGTGCCGCGCTGCTCGCCGTCGAGTGGCCCGTCCTCGTGATCGTCTACGGGCTGAACCCCGCGCTGGCGATGGTCCTGGCCGCGGGCCAGAGTGCCGCGCTCGTCCTGGCCGTGCGGTGGGCCTGGCCCGCCATCGGGCTGTCGACCCTCTCGGCTCTCGGCACCATGGTGGCCACGTCCGAGGTCGCCACCGACTCGTCGGCGCCCTGGCCCTGGCCGGTGCCGGCGCTGGTCGGGTACTGCCTCCTCGTGGCGCTCATCGGGCTGCGGCACCGGTGGTTCTGGGCAGCCGTGGCCTGGACGGCCGGCGCCGCCGCGACCGTCGTGGCCTTCCTCGTCGTGGGGGAGGTGCCCGACGCCGGACTCGCGAACGGCATCGTCCTCCTCGCGGTGAGCGGCGGCCTCGCCCTCCTCGGTGCCCTCGGCAGGCTGTGGACCAGGAACACCGACCGGGCCGAGGAGGCCGAGCGGCTCGGTGCCGAGGAGGCCCAGCGCCGTCGCGACCTCGAGGAGCGCAACAGGATCGCCCGCGAGCTCCACGACGTCGTGGCGCACAGCATGTCGGTCATCAACGTCCAGGCATCGACCGCCCGGTACCGCAAACCCGGCATGAGCCAGGACGTCCAGCAGGAGTTCGACGACATCGCCGCCTCCTCACGCCAGGCGCTGGAGGAGATGCGGGCCCTGCTGTCGATCCTGCGCAACGACCATGACGCCCCCACGGCGCCGGCGCCGCGGTTGGGCGACATCCCCGAGCTCGTCGAGGCCACGCGGGCCTCCGGTGCCGCCATCACCTACGCCGGGACGGGCCCGGACGTGCCACCCACCGCCGGGCTCACCGTCTACCGGGTAGTCCAGGAGGCGCTGAGCAACGCCCTGCGGCACGCCCCCGGCGCGACGATCGACGTCACGACCGCCGTCGGGAACGGGGTGGTGGCGGTGAGCGTGGTCAACGCGGCCCCGAAGGGCAGGCGGGAGCCCGCGCCGGGCTCCGGGCTCGGCCTGGCAGGCATCCGGGAGCGGGTGACGGCGCTCGGCGGCACCGTGTCCGCAGGGCCCACGGCCCACGGGGGCTTCGCCGTCGAGGCCGCGGTGCCGCTCGCCGGTGCCGACACGGACGGGGCCTGACCCCGTACCCGGGTAGGGGGCGAATGTGGCTCCTCAGTGTGACGCGCGCGACGACACCTCGTCCGTACTGTCCGACCATGACCACAACGCCGACCACTCGTCCGCCTCGCCAGCGACCCGTGAACGACTTCCTCGAGCTCTCTCGCCGGGTCAAGGCCGCGGGACTCACGGGACGCAGGTACGGCTGGTACGTCGGTCGCGTCCTCGCCCTCACGGCCGCCTTCGCGGGAGCGTTCGCGCTCCTGCTCACCCTCGGGCGCACGCCGTGGCAGCTGGCCGTCGCGGTCCTCTTCGGTGTGCTGTTCACCCAGGCGGCCTTCCTCGGCCACGACGCCGCGCACCAGCAGGTCTTCAACTCGAGCCGGCGCAACGAGCGGATGTCCCAGATCGTCGCGAACCTCGTCGTCGGCCTCAGCCACGGCTGGTGGGCGCGCAAGCACGGCAAGCACCACGCCGACCCGAACACGATCGGCAAGGACGGCGACATCTCCACCGGCGCGCTCGTCTTCAACCCTGAGGACGCCCCTGGGCGCACCGGCGTGCTGGGCTGGATCACCCGGCGCCAGGGGTGGCTGTTCTTCCCCATGCTCACGCTCGAGGGGCTCAACCTCCACTACAGCGCGGTGCGGACGGTCGCCGGCCAGCGTGACCTGCCCGGCCGCGGGCTGGAGATCGCGCTCCTCGCCGTGCGACTCATCGGTTTCCCGGCGCTGCTCGTCGTCGTGCTCGGCCCCGGGCTGGCGGCCGGGTTCCTCGCGATCCAGCTCGTCGTCTTCGGTGTCTACATGGGGGCGACGTTCGCTCCCAACCACAAGGGCATGCCCCTCATCAGCGAGCGGGACACGGTCGACTTCCTCCGCCGTCAGGTCCTCACCTCCCGCAACATCCGCGGGGGCCGGCTGACGACGTGGGCGATGGGCGGTCTCGACCACCAGATCGAGCACCACCTGTTCCCGCGCATGCCCAGCGTCAACCTGCGCCGGGCCCGGCCCCTGGTGCGGGAGTACTGCGAAGAGAAGGGGATCCCGTACAGCGAGACGGGACTCATCCAGGCCTACGGGATCGTCGTCCGGTACCTCAACCGCGTGGGCCTCGGGGAGGCCGACCCCTTCGAGTGCCCGATCGTCGCCAAGTACCGGCCGTACTGACCCAAACGCGGCGCCCCCGGCCAATGATGGCCGGGGGCGCCGTCGTGGTGAGGCAGGATGGAGGGCCGTCTGACGAGAGGACTCATCCGTGGCCGCATGGTCGACACAGACCCAGCTGGGCAAGCAGATCGGGCTGGACGCCCGCCAGGTGGGGGCGCGGCTCAGCGAGCTCGGCCTCAAGTCGGGATCCGCGGCCACCGAGGCCGCCGTGACCAAGGGCCTGGCGCGCCTGACGACCATGCGGGACGGCACCGAGTTCTACGTGTGGTCCACGGCCGAGGTGCTCACCCTCCTCGGCGGTCCGCGGGAGACCGCGCCCCCCGCCGCGACAGCGGCGGAGTCGGCCTTCGACCTCGTCTACGCCACCGACGGCTCGGCGATCCGCAACCCCGGTCCCACCGGCTGGGCGTGGGTCAACCAGCGCACCGGTGAGACGGGCGCCGGTGGCCTGAGCCACGGCACGAACAACATCGGCGAGCTGCTCGCCCTGCAGTACGCCCTCGAGCACGCCGGGCCGGAGGGTGACCTCCTCGTGCGGGCGGACTCCCAGTACGTCATCAACATCGCCACGACGTGGGGGCGCGGCTGGCAGCGTCGCGGCTGGAAGAAGGCCGACGGCAAGGTCCCGGAGAACCTCGAGATCGTCAAGGCGATCCTCGCGCTCCTCGACGCGCGCACCGGACGTACCGAGTTCCAGTGGGTCAAGGGCCACGCCGGGGACCACTTCAACGAGATCGTCGACCAGCTCGCCAACGCCCAGGCCCGGGCCGCGGGCGCGGCCTGATCCGCGGGCGTCCGCCGGCTCGAGGAGCGAGGAGACCGTGAGCATCGACGAGCAGGTCGAGCGGGCGGGGCGTGAGCGGCGCGTCCTCGTCGTCGTCGTGCTCCTCGTCGTCGGGGCCACCGTCGTCGGCCTCGCGACGTCGGTCCTCCTGGCTGTCGCGTCCGGGGACGGGGACGCCGTCGCGGGTGCTGCCGGAGCCCTGTGGTTGCTCGGGCTCCTCCTGCCCGTCGCCGTCGTGGCGCTCGCTGCCGCGCTCCGCCGCGATCCCGGCTCCTGGCTGTGGGCCGCCCTGGCCGCCGGGGCCGTCGTGGTGGCCGCGGGGCCGGTGCTCGCGCTGGTCGCGCACGGCGGCTGGGACGCCACGGTCCTCCTCGCCGGCCGGTGGGGCAGCAGCAGCGAGCTGAGCCTCACCGCGTTCGCGTGGCTGTCGTGGGTGACCGCGGCGGCACTTCTCGCCGGCGCCCTCGTCGGCCACCGGCGCCTGCCTGCCCCGCCGCCGAGCGCTGGATCCTGAACCGCCCGCGAGCCTGCGCTCCGGGGCGTGCAGGATCCAGCTCTCGGCGCGGGTGGGGCGGGGGCGCCGCATCAGGGGGAGAGGGCGGGTCGGCCGGGCGACGGCTGGGTCAGCCGGGCGCGGCGGTGCGGTGGAGGACGGCGCGGGCGGTGAGGGAGACCGAGCGGTCCTCGTCGCGGGCCAGGGCGGTCAGTGCCCGGCGGGCGCCCGGGCACGGCAGCTCGGCGAGTGCCTGGGCCAGCCGCCTGCGGACGGCCGGGGCGCCGTCCCGCGCCGCTGCGACCAGCGCGGCGACGACCTCCTCGGCCCCGACGGCCATCGCGGTGAGAAGACCGAGCGTCTCGGCGGCCTCGACGTCGAGGCGACCGTCGACCACCATCGCGACGAGCACCGGCACCGCCTCCCGGCCCCCGCGCGCACCGACCGCCAGGGCGGCACGGTCACGGACGTCCTCGTCCGGGTCCGCGAGGGCGGTGACGAGCGCGTCCGTCGCGGCGTCGTCCTCCACCGTCGCCAGGCCCGCCACCGCGCGCCGGCGGACCTCGGGGTCCGGTGAGCGGAGGCCCTCGGCGAGGGCGGTGAGCGCGCCCTCGCCGGCCCGGGCCAGCGCCCAGCCCAGCGCCCCCGCGACGTTCGTCTCGGTCTCGCCGAGGTAGGCATCGGCGAGTGCCTCGGCGGGCAGGTCGTGCGCGGAGCTCAGCGCCAGGCGCTGGCGCCGCCCGGCGCGCGGGTCCTCCAGTGTCCGGAGCAGGGGGAGGACGCGCAGCACCTCGTCCCACGCCCCCGGCGAGGTCGCGTCCACCCGGCGCAGCCGGGCGAGCAGCTCCTCGCCCTGCGCCACCCGCCGCTCGGTCTCGGCGACGAGCCCGGCGAGCAGGCCGGCGGGTGTGGACGACGGGTCGTCGAGCGCGCGGCGGACCTCGGCGAGCGACAGGCCGAGCGAGCGCAGGCTCTCCACGTGG
Above is a genomic segment from Georgenia wutianyii containing:
- a CDS encoding alpha/beta hydrolase-fold protein, whose translation is MVEGPTVTADPSSPTGYTVTFVYHNPDATQVRLAGDLTLLDVDTGRTTRYQPEEWEPGRYHAGGTEFLQDMTKDENGYWSVSVPLHAGGLSYWYRVWDPTQGWENKRIWDPASPHPRPPGDSSFRVRNNDVLDTVYVPYAPVQDDPVLEARAAYELPAADPAQRGTVQYVPYTTILGDEGHHLGVYLPAGYDPDRAEPYKVVYLSHGIFGDETDFMVPVNVPNILDNMTARGEIEPTVVVTMGNHFTGTDLGFGSYDRLNAANNLVEVILPFVEERYNVSDEREGRAYGGFSYGGSTGGFVIANHPAAFGYFGFFSGNPTLTEANYDDLEAAVGTGDLTVFLGNGVFEGGPDAHNAIAESFRSRGFTAATAQVPGAHDGMTAGQLFTIFARDHLWKQETPGGAVDVSLETDTRCVVGRAVQVVQVTNGSDAPAQVTLSSAYGSRTVTVGAGRSTAVTFSTRLASVPASEVTATAVADGYEGTTVTAPYAAYDCGLQHGIQGVVPITEILAYGQKVTAVAVEYSVDVDPRGLDLDTFTVSDSLYNFRFNPIADLTDPTKRADRTITAVYTNDTPSLEADQESDRGRYVIIELDPMDPGGSTVMAWQGGVRVNPDLQTRVLQNEAVHVWAADGDGQGAVLARASDVARAPTQPAVNLLYDDFVHERFTTSTGTEVPYAYWLPEDYDATKEYPVVVILPGHGQGYIESADGTNNEGVQIASDIPAVAWLQEEWTESEEDVVVLAVQNRRTGSGTDQAEAMVEVVNAFVDEFSVDPDRIYGSTVSYGSVLAWAALTDHPGLFDAMLVTGGFGASEEQAAAIAASRTPVWVTHGTGDHLLNVVTTGQASFNRIWNAYMAAGLTPAQATALVKYTEYPLSAFYEPDQHLAAAPTYEDSSILRWLLDQ
- a CDS encoding SDR family NAD(P)-dependent oxidoreductase; translated protein: MSTSAPVAIVTGAFGGIGRAVAARLARDGVVVVATDIQGAEETVAAIVADGGTAVSRTLDVARPADWAALMDEVVAEFGGVDYLAASAGVVNRISADTVVDLTEEAWDHVLGVDAKGVWLGMQAVIPSMIARGGGRIVNISSLAAHKGLQGLASYSAAKGAVEALTRQAAVEYGRQGVLINVVAPGTIETTINAATLATPAGAAASAGTTAIGRWGQPEELADAVAFVLREGSFITGQVFLVDGGWSITGGVEYGDSRTM
- a CDS encoding response regulator, with protein sequence MFPHPPADEDTPVRVLVVDDQSMIRAGFAALLDAQPGLTVVGTAEDGLGITDVVRRTRPDVVLMDIRMPKVNGLDATRAILEAPGEPPRVIMLTTFDADEYVFAALRAGASGFLLKDSPPEELVHAVRVVAAGDALLAPKVTRALIADFAARPVGPPRADNSLTPLTERELDVMRLVARGQSNSEIAGELFVAEQTVKTHVSRILGKLGLRDRTQMVITAYESGLVRPQG
- a CDS encoding sensor histidine kinase encodes the protein MEGATVTTAARVSRVRILVGRLWHDLAYVMPGLPLAVVSFVVLLTLTTVSLATVVVWVGAVLMPLALAVASRFAGLSRRRLRAWGVSMPPARYRPVGSGPLGTLRLLTDSRRWLDFVFESVVALPLRFLTFVVAVAWAGVALGGLTFWIWALVMPEAASGWPHLLGSVLIGVPQGGWGAYLLDSGINLVLGALALLALPTVVRGLAVADALVTSAMLGGDVEQDRGEVPGDGARLPAVSATAWAWVGASFTGAALLAVEWPVLVIVYGLNPALAMVLAAGQSAALVLAVRWAWPAIGLSTLSALGTMVATSEVATDSSAPWPWPVPALVGYCLLVALIGLRHRWFWAAVAWTAGAAATVVAFLVVGEVPDAGLANGIVLLAVSGGLALLGALGRLWTRNTDRAEEAERLGAEEAQRRRDLEERNRIARELHDVVAHSMSVINVQASTARYRKPGMSQDVQQEFDDIAASSRQALEEMRALLSILRNDHDAPTAPAPRLGDIPELVEATRASGAAITYAGTGPDVPPTAGLTVYRVVQEALSNALRHAPGATIDVTTAVGNGVVAVSVVNAAPKGRREPAPGSGLGLAGIRERVTALGGTVSAGPTAHGGFAVEAAVPLAGADTDGA
- a CDS encoding fatty acid desaturase family protein, yielding MTTTPTTRPPRQRPVNDFLELSRRVKAAGLTGRRYGWYVGRVLALTAAFAGAFALLLTLGRTPWQLAVAVLFGVLFTQAAFLGHDAAHQQVFNSSRRNERMSQIVANLVVGLSHGWWARKHGKHHADPNTIGKDGDISTGALVFNPEDAPGRTGVLGWITRRQGWLFFPMLTLEGLNLHYSAVRTVAGQRDLPGRGLEIALLAVRLIGFPALLVVVLGPGLAAGFLAIQLVVFGVYMGATFAPNHKGMPLISERDTVDFLRRQVLTSRNIRGGRLTTWAMGGLDHQIEHHLFPRMPSVNLRRARPLVREYCEEKGIPYSETGLIQAYGIVVRYLNRVGLGEADPFECPIVAKYRPY
- a CDS encoding ribonuclease H family protein — translated: MAAWSTQTQLGKQIGLDARQVGARLSELGLKSGSAATEAAVTKGLARLTTMRDGTEFYVWSTAEVLTLLGGPRETAPPAATAAESAFDLVYATDGSAIRNPGPTGWAWVNQRTGETGAGGLSHGTNNIGELLALQYALEHAGPEGDLLVRADSQYVINIATTWGRGWQRRGWKKADGKVPENLEIVKAILALLDARTGRTEFQWVKGHAGDHFNEIVDQLANAQARAAGAA
- a CDS encoding HEAT repeat domain-containing protein, whose amino-acid sequence is MLIGEVARRSGVSARMLRHYDRLGLVRPTGRTDGGYREYSEEDVRRVLHVESLRSLGLSLAEVRRALDDPSSTPAGLLAGLVAETERRVAQGEELLARLRRVDATSPGAWDEVLRVLPLLRTLEDPRAGRRQRLALSSAHDLPAEALADAYLGETETNVAGALGWALARAGEGALTALAEGLRSPDPEVRRRAVAGLATVEDDAATDALVTALADPDEDVRDRAALAVGARGGREAVPVLVAMVVDGRLDVEAAETLGLLTAMAVGAEEVVAALVAAARDGAPAVRRRLAQALAELPCPGARRALTALARDEDRSVSLTARAVLHRTAAPG